In Odontesthes bonariensis isolate fOdoBon6 chromosome 9, fOdoBon6.hap1, whole genome shotgun sequence, the following proteins share a genomic window:
- the ece2b gene encoding endothelin-converting enzyme 2b isoform X2, with the protein MSSYKRATLEEDEGSDTPAEAASSPDRVEVGFRKGGVDILGRRTQLEVLLSVMLLAALLALLACLVLLGLGFSSDSGRGLCLSEACVTVASQMVEAMDRGADPCQDFYQFACGGWMRKNPLPDGRSRWSTFNSIWEQNQALLKHLLENGTFNGSSEAERKTQSYYLSCLNTARIEELAAQPLMNLIAKIGGWNMTGPWDKDNFLEVLMVVSGPYRAQPFFSVGVSADPKNSNSNVIQVDQSGLFLPSRDYYLNKTANEKVLVAYLDYMVELGMLLGGERSSTQLQMQQILDFETALANITVPQDQRRDEEKIYHKVTIAELQLLAPAVNWLEFLTFSLSPLELNDTEPVVLYAREYLLQVSELINKTDRSLLNNYMMWTLVQKNVATLDQRFENAQDKLLESLYGTKKSCTPRWQTCIGNTDDTLGFALGALFVKATFDKRSKEIAEEMINEIRSAFKHALDRLSWMDDQTRQAAKDKADAIYDMIGFPEFILDSKELDDVYDGYEVSDDSFFQNMLNFYNFSARVMADQLRKTPNKDQWSMTPPTVNAYYMPTKNGIVFPAGILQAPFYAHDHPKALNFGGIGVVMGHELTHAFDDQGREYDKEGNLRPWWQNSSVEAFRQRTECMVDQYSHYTVNGEHVNGKQTLGENIADNGGLKAAYHAYRSWMQRNGDEKRLPAVNLTNDQLFFVGFAQVWCSVRTPESAHEGLVTDPHSPPRYRVIGTLANSPDFSRHFNCPEGTPMNTGRRCEVW; encoded by the exons ATGTCCAGCTACAAACGAGCTACGTTAGAGGAGGACGAGGGGTCCGACACCCCAGCTGAGGCGGCCTCGTCTCCCGACAGAGTGGAG GTGGGCTTCAGGAAGGGGGGCGTGGACATCCTGGGCCGGAGGACTCAGCTGGAGGTTCTGCTCTCCGTCATGCTGCTGGCTGCCCTGCTGGCTCTGCTGGCCTGCCTGGTGCTGCTGGGCCTGGGATTCAGTTCAG ACAGTGGGCGTGGCCTGTGCCTGTCGGAGGCGTGCGTCACGGTGGCGAGTCAGATGGTGGAGGCGATGGACCGCGGCGCCGACCCGTGCCAGGACTTCTACCAGTTTGCCTGCGGCGGCTGGATGAGGAAGAACCCGCTGCCCGATGGGCGCTCGCGCTGGTCCACCTTCAACAGCATCTGGGAGCAGAACCAGGCGCTGCTGAAGCACCTGCTGG aAAACGGCACATTTAACGGCAGCAGCGAGGCGGAGAGGAAGACGCAGTCCTACTATCTGTCCTGCCTCAACACGGCCCGGATCGAAGAGCTGGCGGCGCAGCCTCTGATGAACCTCATCGCCAAG ATCGGCGGCTGGAACATGACGGGTCCCTGGGACAAAGACAACTTCCTGGAGGTTCTGATGGTGGTCTCGGGTCCGTACAGAGCTCAGCCGTTCTTCAGCGTCGGAGTCAGCGCCGACCCCAAAAACTCCAACAGCAACGTGATCCAg GTGGACCAATCGGGGCTCTTCCTGCCGTCCAGGGACTATTACCTCAACAAGACAGCCAATGAGAAG GTTCTGGTGGCCTACCTGGACTACATGGTGGAGCTGGGGATGCTGCTGGGCGGCGAGCGGAGCTCCACTCAGCTGCAGATGCAGCAGATTCTGGACTTTGAGACGGCGCTGGCCAACATCACCGTCCCACAGGACCAACGGCGGGACGAGGAGAAGATCTACCACAAGGTCACCATCGCCGAGCTGCAG CTGCTGGCGCCGGCCGTAAACTGGTTGGAGTTCCTGACgttctctctgtctcctctgGAGCTGAACGACACCGAACCCGTCGTCCTGTACGCCAGAGAGTACCTGCTGCAGGTGTCCGAGCTCATCAACAAGACCGACCGCAG TCTGCTGAACAACTACATGATGTGGACGCTGGTTCAGAAGAACGTCGCCACTCTGGATCAGCGCTTTGAGAACGCTCAGGACAAGCTGCTGGAGAGTCTCTACGGGACCAAGAAG TCCTGCACCCCACGCTGGCAGACCTGCATCGGGAACACTGATGACACTCTGGGCTTCGCTCTTGGGGCGCTGTTTGTGAAGGCAACGTTCGACAAACGCAGTAAAGAGATT GCCGAGGAAATGATAAATGAGATCCGCTCGGCGTTTAAACACGCTCTGGACCGGCTCAGCTGGATGGACGACCAAACGAGACAAGCTGCGAAAGACAAG GCAGATGCGATATACGACATGATCGGCTTCCCTGAGTTCATCCTGGATTCCAAAGAACTGGATGATGTTTATGACGGG TACGAGGTGTCGGACGACAGCTTCTTCCAGAACATGTTGAACTTCTACAACTTCTCGGCCCGAGTGATGGCCGACCAGCTGAGGAAGACTCCCAACAAAGACCA GTGGAGCATGACTCCCCCCACAGTTAATGCCTACTACATGCCCACTAAGAACGGCATCGTCTTCCCTGCTGGGATCCTACAGGCTCCTTTCTACGCCCACGACCACCCCAA gGCGCTGAACTTTGGTGGCATCGGGGTGGTGATGGGACACGAGCTCACGCACGCCTTCGATGATCAGG GTCGTGAGTACGATAAAGAAGGCAACCTGAGGCCGTGGTGGCAGAACTCTTCGGTGGAGGCGTTCCGTCAGAGAACGGAGTGCATGGTGGACCAGTACAGCCACTACACCGTCAACGGGGAGCATGTCAACGGCAAACAGACGCTGGGCGAAAACATCGCAGACAACGGAGGCCTGAAGGCGGCGTACCAT GCGTACCGGTCCTGGATGCAGAGGAACGGGGACGAGAAGAGACTCCCTGCTGTCAACCTGACCAACGATCAGCTCTTCTTCGTGGGATTTGCCCAG GTGTGGTGCTCCGTCCGGACGCCAGAGAGCGCTCACGAGGGCCTGGTGACCGACCCCCACAGCCCCCCCAGGTACAGAGTCATCGGCACGCTGGCCAACTCTCCGGACTTCAGCCGCCACTTCAACTGTCCCGAGGGGACGCCCATGAACACCGGGCGGCGCTGCGAGGTCTGGTAG
- the ece2b gene encoding endothelin-converting enzyme 2b isoform X1 — protein sequence MSSYKRATLEEDEGSDTPAEAASSPDRVEVGFRKGGVDILGRRTQLEVLLSVMLLAALLALLACLVLLGLGFSSDSGRGLCLSEACVTVASQMVEAMDRGADPCQDFYQFACGGWMRKNPLPDGRSRWSTFNSIWEQNQALLKHLLENGTFNGSSEAERKTQSYYLSCLNTARIEELAAQPLMNLIAKIGGWNMTGPWDKDNFLEVLMVVSGPYRAQPFFSVGVSADPKNSNSNVIQVDQSGLFLPSRDYYLNKTANEKVLVAYLDYMVELGMLLGGERSSTQLQMQQILDFETALANITVPQDQRRDEEKIYHKVTIAELQLLAPAVNWLEFLTFSLSPLELNDTEPVVLYAREYLLQVSELINKTDRSLLNNYMMWTLVQKNVATLDQRFENAQDKLLESLYGTKKQSCTPRWQTCIGNTDDTLGFALGALFVKATFDKRSKEIAEEMINEIRSAFKHALDRLSWMDDQTRQAAKDKADAIYDMIGFPEFILDSKELDDVYDGYEVSDDSFFQNMLNFYNFSARVMADQLRKTPNKDQWSMTPPTVNAYYMPTKNGIVFPAGILQAPFYAHDHPKALNFGGIGVVMGHELTHAFDDQGREYDKEGNLRPWWQNSSVEAFRQRTECMVDQYSHYTVNGEHVNGKQTLGENIADNGGLKAAYHAYRSWMQRNGDEKRLPAVNLTNDQLFFVGFAQVWCSVRTPESAHEGLVTDPHSPPRYRVIGTLANSPDFSRHFNCPEGTPMNTGRRCEVW from the exons ATGTCCAGCTACAAACGAGCTACGTTAGAGGAGGACGAGGGGTCCGACACCCCAGCTGAGGCGGCCTCGTCTCCCGACAGAGTGGAG GTGGGCTTCAGGAAGGGGGGCGTGGACATCCTGGGCCGGAGGACTCAGCTGGAGGTTCTGCTCTCCGTCATGCTGCTGGCTGCCCTGCTGGCTCTGCTGGCCTGCCTGGTGCTGCTGGGCCTGGGATTCAGTTCAG ACAGTGGGCGTGGCCTGTGCCTGTCGGAGGCGTGCGTCACGGTGGCGAGTCAGATGGTGGAGGCGATGGACCGCGGCGCCGACCCGTGCCAGGACTTCTACCAGTTTGCCTGCGGCGGCTGGATGAGGAAGAACCCGCTGCCCGATGGGCGCTCGCGCTGGTCCACCTTCAACAGCATCTGGGAGCAGAACCAGGCGCTGCTGAAGCACCTGCTGG aAAACGGCACATTTAACGGCAGCAGCGAGGCGGAGAGGAAGACGCAGTCCTACTATCTGTCCTGCCTCAACACGGCCCGGATCGAAGAGCTGGCGGCGCAGCCTCTGATGAACCTCATCGCCAAG ATCGGCGGCTGGAACATGACGGGTCCCTGGGACAAAGACAACTTCCTGGAGGTTCTGATGGTGGTCTCGGGTCCGTACAGAGCTCAGCCGTTCTTCAGCGTCGGAGTCAGCGCCGACCCCAAAAACTCCAACAGCAACGTGATCCAg GTGGACCAATCGGGGCTCTTCCTGCCGTCCAGGGACTATTACCTCAACAAGACAGCCAATGAGAAG GTTCTGGTGGCCTACCTGGACTACATGGTGGAGCTGGGGATGCTGCTGGGCGGCGAGCGGAGCTCCACTCAGCTGCAGATGCAGCAGATTCTGGACTTTGAGACGGCGCTGGCCAACATCACCGTCCCACAGGACCAACGGCGGGACGAGGAGAAGATCTACCACAAGGTCACCATCGCCGAGCTGCAG CTGCTGGCGCCGGCCGTAAACTGGTTGGAGTTCCTGACgttctctctgtctcctctgGAGCTGAACGACACCGAACCCGTCGTCCTGTACGCCAGAGAGTACCTGCTGCAGGTGTCCGAGCTCATCAACAAGACCGACCGCAG TCTGCTGAACAACTACATGATGTGGACGCTGGTTCAGAAGAACGTCGCCACTCTGGATCAGCGCTTTGAGAACGCTCAGGACAAGCTGCTGGAGAGTCTCTACGGGACCAAGAA GCAGTCCTGCACCCCACGCTGGCAGACCTGCATCGGGAACACTGATGACACTCTGGGCTTCGCTCTTGGGGCGCTGTTTGTGAAGGCAACGTTCGACAAACGCAGTAAAGAGATT GCCGAGGAAATGATAAATGAGATCCGCTCGGCGTTTAAACACGCTCTGGACCGGCTCAGCTGGATGGACGACCAAACGAGACAAGCTGCGAAAGACAAG GCAGATGCGATATACGACATGATCGGCTTCCCTGAGTTCATCCTGGATTCCAAAGAACTGGATGATGTTTATGACGGG TACGAGGTGTCGGACGACAGCTTCTTCCAGAACATGTTGAACTTCTACAACTTCTCGGCCCGAGTGATGGCCGACCAGCTGAGGAAGACTCCCAACAAAGACCA GTGGAGCATGACTCCCCCCACAGTTAATGCCTACTACATGCCCACTAAGAACGGCATCGTCTTCCCTGCTGGGATCCTACAGGCTCCTTTCTACGCCCACGACCACCCCAA gGCGCTGAACTTTGGTGGCATCGGGGTGGTGATGGGACACGAGCTCACGCACGCCTTCGATGATCAGG GTCGTGAGTACGATAAAGAAGGCAACCTGAGGCCGTGGTGGCAGAACTCTTCGGTGGAGGCGTTCCGTCAGAGAACGGAGTGCATGGTGGACCAGTACAGCCACTACACCGTCAACGGGGAGCATGTCAACGGCAAACAGACGCTGGGCGAAAACATCGCAGACAACGGAGGCCTGAAGGCGGCGTACCAT GCGTACCGGTCCTGGATGCAGAGGAACGGGGACGAGAAGAGACTCCCTGCTGTCAACCTGACCAACGATCAGCTCTTCTTCGTGGGATTTGCCCAG GTGTGGTGCTCCGTCCGGACGCCAGAGAGCGCTCACGAGGGCCTGGTGACCGACCCCCACAGCCCCCCCAGGTACAGAGTCATCGGCACGCTGGCCAACTCTCCGGACTTCAGCCGCCACTTCAACTGTCCCGAGGGGACGCCCATGAACACCGGGCGGCGCTGCGAGGTCTGGTAG